One segment of Panthera uncia isolate 11264 unplaced genomic scaffold, Puncia_PCG_1.0 HiC_scaffold_792, whole genome shotgun sequence DNA contains the following:
- the LOC125918437 gene encoding atherin-like, with amino-acid sequence MPLALPPPGSGPQPGNGCCGGCWMVAATGPASPQQPEAWPRRPRDGETTGDPRDGCLRRRPPEPGPGGVRRRRRGGLEPARVPGRAAAAAAVLEAEREVPVPPPPPPPPRLSRLPPGPAASTVPCTRSRARGCTVRREDEEEARDAAAAAAAGRFREERAERSRGSAPRRVSCRSAQRVPPHHRPPARPPPPPPRREPGAWEPEGRREAGATAPGEGGTRRGRGGSSGGERRAPGLRAPLSMPSASAQGSLGLVRDARQELRLPRLLLQHLILLLHRCRITVAGGDPPAAAFAEKPSLLVRPPPVFSRSRFSTTGSGLGDCLAPPLSGRCENPAGWIAEGRLPRSPQPGCAA; translated from the exons ATGCCCCTCGCTCTGCCGCCGCCTGGCTCTGGACCGCAGCCGGGTAATGGCTGCTGCGGCGGCTGCTGGATGGTTGCAGCGACGGGGCCTGCTTCTCCTCAGCAGCCAGAGGCCTGGCCGCGGCGGCCGCGGGACGGGGAGACGACGGGTGATCCTCGGGACGGCTGCCTCCGCCGGCGGCCTCCGGAGCCCGGGCCGGGGGGGgtgcggcggcggcggaggggaGGTTTAGAGCCGGCCCGGGTCCCTGGAcgtgccgccgccgccgccgccgtgtTGGAGGCA GAGCGGGAGGTGCcggtgccgccgccgccgccgccgccgccgcgcctcAGCCGGCTCCCGCCCGGGCCCGCGGCTTCCACCGTCCCTTGCACGAGAAGCCGAGCGAGAGGCTGCACGGTTAGAAGAGAGGACGAGGAGGAGGCGAGAgacgccgccgctgccgccgccgccggccg CTTCCGAGAGGAGAGAGCGGAGCGCAGCCGCGGCTCGGCGCCCCGGCGCGTATCCTGCCGCAGTGCACAAAGAGTCCCGCCACATCACCGCCCGCCGGCCCGCCCGCCCCCTCCGCCGCCGCGCCGGGAGCCCGGCGCCTGGGAGCCCgaggggaggcgggaggcgggcgCGACCGcgccgggggagggagggacgcgGCGGGGCAGGGGCGGCAGCTCCGGGGGCGAGCGCCGGGCCCCCGGCCTGCGGGCGCCACTGAGCATGCCCAGTGCGAGCGCCCAGGGCTCGCTCGGGCTTGTGCGAGACGCCCGTCAGGAGCTGCGCTTGCCGCGGCTGCTTCTGCAGCa CCTCATCCTCCTTTTGCACCGCTGCCGGATCACGGTCGCTGGGGGCGACCCGCCTGCAGCAGCCTTTGCCGAGAAACCCTCCCTCCTTGTCCGCCCCCCACCCGTGTTCTCCAGGT CTAGGTTCTCCACGACGGGCTCGGGGCTCGGGGACTGCCTCGCCCCGCCCCTTTCGGGCCGCTGTGAAAACCCGGCCGGATGGATCGCCGAGGGCCGGCTTCCGCGCTCGCCCCAGCCGGGCTGCGCAGCCTGA